One window from the genome of Pyrus communis chromosome 16, drPyrComm1.1, whole genome shotgun sequence encodes:
- the LOC137720794 gene encoding vacuolar protein sorting-associated protein 20 homolog 2-like has product MGNLFVKKPKITEVDRAILSLKTQRRKLAQYQQQLEAVIEAEKQAARDLIRDKKKERALLALKKKKAQEELLKQVDTWVINVEQQLQDIELTSKQKAVFESLKAGNNAIKALQSEINLDDVQKLMDDTDEAKAYQDEINAILGEKLSAEDEEDIIAELENLEAQITVQDMHIAPASVLSPKENERLDLPDVPIKVPVAPDPVANDEVSTKTKVMEEPLVA; this is encoded by the exons ATGGGAAATTTGTTCGTGAAGAAGCCCAAGATCACGGAGGTAGATCGAGCTATTCTTTCTCTCAAGACCCAGAGGCGCAAACTTGCCCAGTACCAACAACAG CTTGAAGCTGTAATCGAAGCCGAAAAGCAAGCCGCACGGGATTTGATTCGtgacaagaaaaaggaaagagctTTGTTAGcattaaagaagaagaaggcacaAGAAGAATTATTGAAGCAAGTTGATACCTGGGTTATTAATGTTGAGCAACAA TTGCAAGACATCGAACTCACAAGCAAGCAGAAAGCGGTGTTCGAGAGTTTGAAGGCTGGTAATAATGCGATTAAAGCCTTACAAAGTGAGATCAATCTCGACGATGTGCAAAAGCTGATGGATGATACTGATGAAGCTAAAGCTTACCAAGAT GAAATTAATGCAATCTTGGGGGAGAAATTATCAGCAGAAGACGAAGAGGATATTATAGCAGAATTAGAGAATTTGGAAGCTCAG ATCACCGTTCAAGATATGCATATAGCTCCTGCTTCAGTGCTATCTCCTAAAGAAAACGAGAGGTTGGACCTTCCCGATGTACCAATCAAAGTACCAGTTGCACCTGATCCGGTTGCGAATGATGAAGTTTCCACTAAGACAAAAG TTATGGAGGAACCATTGGTGGCTTGA